The following proteins are encoded in a genomic region of Methylovorus glucosotrophus:
- the ilvC gene encoding ketol-acid reductoisomerase, whose protein sequence is MKVYYDKDADLSLIKNLKVTIVGYGSQGHAHAQNLKDSGVNVTVALRKDGSSWSKAVNAGHQVAEIADAVKQADLVMILLPDETMPQIYHADIANNLKQGATVAFAHGFNIHYNQIVPRADLDVIMIAPKGPGHTVRSEYLKGGGVPTLIAVYQDQSGKAKDVALSYACANGGTKGGVIETNFREETETDLFGEQAVLCGGAVELVKAGFETLTEAGYAPEMAYFECLHELKLIVDLMYEGGIANMNYSISNNAEYGEYVTGPRVIADQARAAMKECLKNIQTGEYAKQFIAEGRTNYPSMTARRRLNAAHPIEQVGGQLRAMMPWITKNKLVDQSKN, encoded by the coding sequence ATGAAAGTTTATTACGATAAAGACGCCGACCTTTCACTGATCAAGAATCTGAAAGTCACCATCGTCGGTTATGGCTCTCAAGGCCATGCCCATGCACAAAACCTGAAGGACTCCGGTGTCAATGTGACCGTGGCCCTGCGCAAAGACGGCAGCTCCTGGAGCAAGGCTGTGAATGCCGGCCACCAAGTCGCTGAAATCGCCGATGCTGTGAAGCAGGCCGATCTGGTCATGATTCTGCTGCCAGATGAAACCATGCCGCAAATCTACCATGCCGACATCGCAAACAACCTGAAGCAAGGCGCTACCGTCGCATTTGCTCACGGCTTCAACATTCACTACAACCAGATCGTGCCACGCGCCGACCTGGATGTGATCATGATTGCACCCAAGGGCCCAGGCCACACCGTGCGTTCCGAATACCTGAAGGGCGGCGGCGTACCTACCCTGATCGCTGTTTACCAGGACCAATCCGGCAAGGCCAAGGATGTTGCACTGTCCTACGCTTGCGCCAACGGCGGCACCAAGGGTGGCGTGATCGAAACCAACTTCCGCGAAGAAACCGAAACCGATCTGTTCGGCGAACAGGCTGTGCTGTGTGGCGGCGCGGTTGAGCTGGTAAAGGCTGGCTTTGAAACCCTGACCGAAGCTGGTTACGCGCCTGAAATGGCCTACTTCGAGTGCCTGCACGAGCTAAAGCTGATTGTGGACCTGATGTACGAAGGCGGCATCGCCAACATGAACTACTCGATCTCCAACAACGCTGAGTACGGTGAATATGTGACCGGCCCACGCGTGATTGCTGATCAGGCACGTGCTGCCATGAAGGAATGCCTGAAGAACATCCAGACTGGCGAATACGCCAAGCAGTTCATCGCTGAAGGCCGCACCAACTACCCATCCATGACCGCACGTCGTCGCCTGAACGCTGCTCACCCGATTGAGCAAGTTGGTGGCCAACTGCGCGCCATGATGCCTTGGATCACCAAGAACAAGCTGGTTGACCAAAGCAAGAACTAA
- a CDS encoding beta-propeller fold lactonase family protein yields the protein MIHITTIPQIRFPLKPLLIFLAAFSACIAWSCQAGGFAYISNQGNNTVSVIDLASNQVIASIEVGKAPVGVATSAALGRTYISNVDGQSISVIDSQHYKVLQELPLHGSPVGIALSPDSKTLFVADWFEDKILALDTADLTQQRTVNVGKAPAGIIVSPDGKQLYVANRDSNDVAIIDTASMQIVKRIAVGEHPFGLGLSRDGKQLYAVNVYSNSVSMIDTQTHRVNTIKVGEHPYCVTVSTDGSRIYVTNTQSDNVSVIDVAQQKVISIVPVGGYPEGISFDHANQRVYVANWFDNTVSVIDASNNKLVNTIATDKQSRAFGQFIQETAH from the coding sequence TTGATTCACATCACAACCATTCCGCAGATCCGCTTTCCATTGAAACCGTTGCTTATCTTCCTTGCCGCATTCTCCGCCTGTATCGCATGGTCATGCCAGGCTGGCGGCTTTGCCTACATCAGCAATCAGGGGAATAACACGGTATCGGTGATTGATCTTGCGTCGAATCAGGTCATTGCCAGCATAGAAGTTGGCAAAGCGCCTGTTGGTGTCGCGACTTCTGCAGCCCTGGGCCGCACCTATATCAGTAATGTCGACGGCCAATCCATCAGCGTGATTGACTCTCAGCATTACAAAGTATTGCAAGAGTTGCCATTGCATGGCTCGCCGGTCGGCATTGCCCTCTCGCCAGACAGCAAAACCCTGTTTGTCGCCGACTGGTTTGAAGACAAGATACTGGCGCTGGATACCGCCGATCTTACACAACAGCGCACAGTCAATGTCGGCAAGGCGCCAGCAGGCATTATCGTCAGCCCGGATGGCAAGCAGCTTTATGTTGCCAATCGCGATAGCAACGATGTCGCCATCATTGATACCGCCAGCATGCAGATCGTCAAGCGTATTGCCGTGGGTGAACACCCATTTGGCCTGGGCCTTAGCCGGGATGGCAAGCAGCTTTACGCCGTTAATGTTTATAGCAACAGCGTTTCCATGATTGATACGCAAACACACCGGGTCAACACCATCAAGGTGGGGGAACATCCTTATTGCGTCACGGTCAGCACAGATGGCAGCCGCATCTACGTCACCAATACGCAAAGCGACAATGTCTCGGTAATTGATGTTGCCCAGCAAAAAGTCATCAGCATCGTGCCGGTGGGAGGTTACCCCGAAGGCATCAGTTTTGATCATGCGAACCAGCGGGTATATGTTGCCAACTGGTTCGACAACACGGTTTCAGTGATCGACGCCAGCAACAATAAACTGGTTAATACCATTGCCACGGACAAGCAAAGCCGGGCATTTGGCCAGTTTATTCAGGAGACGGCGCACTGA
- a CDS encoding acetolactate synthase 3 catalytic subunit, whose translation MFRVPQFSVKTARFMEDPSNPTTGNQCTGAEIVIRCLQEENVKFVFGYPGGAVLNIYDAIFNQSHFKHVLVRHEQAAVHAADAYARATGEVGVALVTSGPGATNAVTGIATAYMDSIPLVVLSGQVPAPSIGMDAFQEVDMVGITRPCVKHNFLVKDIKDLAATIKKAFYIAGTGRPGPVVVDIPKDITAQFHAFSYPETVEMRSYNPILKGHSGQIKKALRLMLDAKRPMLYTGGGIILGDASEQLVKLARRLGFPITNTLMGLGGYPATDRQFVGMLGMHGTLEANMAMQDCDVLIAIGARFDDRVIGNPDHFFSKSRTIIHIDVDPSSISKRVKVDVPIVGHVQSVLGEMNDLLDGEFKAAADKKPEEAAIQAWWTQIEAWRSKKCLSYDRNSDIIKPQYVLEKLWEVTKGDAFITSDVGQHQMWAAQYYKFDKPRRWINSGGLGTMGVGLPYAMGVQLAYPDAQVACVTGEASIQMCIQELSTCKQFHLPVKVVTLNNRYMGMVRQWQEFFYGNRYSESYMDALPDFVKLAEAYGHVGMRIEKPSDVEPALKEAFGPKLKERMVFMDFLTDQKENVFPMVPNGKGLSEMILAEEL comes from the coding sequence CTGTTCAGGGTTCCCCAATTCTCAGTAAAAACAGCAAGATTTATGGAAGACCCTAGCAATCCGACCACGGGCAATCAATGCACGGGCGCAGAAATCGTTATTCGCTGCTTACAGGAAGAAAACGTTAAATTCGTTTTCGGCTATCCTGGCGGCGCTGTCCTGAACATTTACGACGCGATTTTCAATCAATCCCACTTCAAGCACGTGCTGGTTCGCCATGAGCAGGCTGCCGTGCATGCGGCGGATGCTTACGCACGCGCCACGGGCGAGGTCGGTGTTGCACTGGTGACTTCAGGTCCAGGTGCGACCAATGCCGTGACCGGCATTGCAACTGCTTATATGGACTCGATTCCACTGGTTGTGCTGAGTGGCCAGGTACCTGCGCCCTCGATTGGCATGGACGCCTTCCAGGAAGTCGACATGGTCGGCATTACACGCCCCTGTGTTAAGCACAACTTCCTGGTGAAGGACATCAAGGATCTTGCTGCCACCATCAAGAAGGCCTTCTATATTGCAGGCACCGGCCGTCCAGGCCCGGTTGTGGTCGATATTCCCAAGGACATTACAGCGCAGTTCCATGCCTTCAGCTACCCTGAAACGGTGGAAATGCGTTCATACAACCCGATACTCAAGGGACATTCCGGCCAGATCAAGAAAGCCCTGCGTCTGATGCTGGATGCCAAGCGCCCGATGTTGTACACCGGTGGCGGCATTATTCTGGGCGATGCGTCCGAACAGCTGGTCAAATTGGCACGTCGCCTGGGCTTCCCAATCACCAATACCCTGATGGGTTTGGGCGGCTACCCCGCCACCGACCGTCAGTTTGTCGGCATGCTGGGTATGCACGGCACGCTGGAAGCCAACATGGCCATGCAGGACTGTGATGTGCTGATTGCCATCGGCGCGCGTTTTGATGACCGCGTTATCGGCAATCCGGATCACTTCTTCAGCAAGAGCCGCACCATCATTCACATTGATGTCGACCCCTCCTCCATCTCCAAGCGCGTGAAAGTGGATGTGCCGATTGTCGGCCACGTACAGTCAGTGCTCGGCGAGATGAATGATCTGCTGGATGGCGAATTCAAAGCCGCTGCCGACAAGAAGCCGGAAGAAGCGGCCATTCAGGCATGGTGGACCCAGATCGAGGCATGGCGCAGCAAGAAATGTCTGAGCTATGACCGCAACAGCGACATCATCAAGCCCCAGTATGTGCTGGAAAAACTGTGGGAAGTGACCAAGGGCGATGCCTTTATCACCTCCGACGTGGGGCAGCACCAGATGTGGGCGGCGCAATATTACAAATTCGACAAGCCACGTCGCTGGATCAATTCTGGCGGCCTGGGCACCATGGGTGTGGGCCTGCCTTACGCCATGGGCGTGCAGCTGGCTTACCCCGATGCGCAGGTAGCCTGCGTGACTGGCGAAGCTTCGATCCAGATGTGTATTCAGGAGCTATCCACCTGCAAGCAGTTCCACCTGCCGGTCAAGGTAGTCACGCTGAACAACCGCTACATGGGCATGGTGCGCCAGTGGCAGGAATTCTTCTATGGCAACCGCTACTCCGAATCCTATATGGATGCGCTGCCTGACTTCGTCAAGCTAGCGGAGGCTTATGGTCATGTTGGCATGCGCATCGAGAAGCCATCCGATGTAGAGCCAGCGCTGAAAGAGGCCTTTGGCCCCAAGCTGAAAGAGCGCATGGTATTCATGGACTTCCTCACTGACCAGAAGGAAAACGTATTCCCGATGGTGCCAAATGGCAAGGGGCTGTCCGAGATGATTCTGGCCGAAGAACTGTAG
- a CDS encoding SRPBCC family protein, with protein sequence MKKLLALIAMAVIPLTAAAHGPSPQKVEKTVTIKAEPAKVWALIKDFGNMQKWHPAVASTKLETKDGDTYRLLTLKGGGTIYEKLRSADDADMKLKYEIVEGVLPVADYNSFITVKAGPGAGESTVTWVGRFYRVYKLNPPIPPGQDDESAINAVTGVYDAGLANLKKVAEGK encoded by the coding sequence ATGAAAAAACTACTCGCCCTCATTGCCATGGCCGTCATTCCATTGACCGCCGCTGCGCACGGTCCATCGCCACAAAAAGTTGAAAAAACAGTCACCATCAAGGCTGAACCAGCCAAGGTGTGGGCGCTGATCAAGGACTTCGGCAACATGCAGAAATGGCACCCCGCCGTTGCCAGCACCAAGCTGGAAACCAAGGATGGTGACACCTATCGCCTGCTGACCCTCAAAGGCGGCGGCACCATCTACGAAAAACTGCGTAGCGCTGACGATGCCGACATGAAGCTGAAATATGAAATCGTGGAAGGCGTATTGCCCGTGGCTGATTACAACTCCTTCATCACCGTCAAGGCAGGCCCTGGCGCTGGCGAAAGCACCGTGACCTGGGTAGGTCGCTTCTACCGCGTGTACAAGCTGAACCCACCTATCCCACCAGGTCAGGATGACGAATCCGCCATCAACGCGGTGACCGGTGTCTACGACGCTGGCCTGGCCAACCTGAAGAAAGTGGCTGAAGGCAAATAA
- a CDS encoding RNA pyrophosphohydrolase → MIDRDGYRPNVGIILCNARNEVFWGKRIREHSWQFPQGGIKHGETPEQAMYRELMEEVGLRPEHVKILGRTRDWLRYEVPTNWIKREWRGSYRGQKQIWFLLRMVGRDSDVSLRASTHPEFDAWRWSEYWVPMESVIEFKREVYRLALNELAAHLSGDTRKKPRNHSSSIIAS, encoded by the coding sequence ATGATAGATCGCGATGGATATCGCCCGAATGTCGGCATCATATTATGCAATGCCCGCAATGAGGTTTTTTGGGGCAAGCGTATTCGCGAACACTCCTGGCAGTTTCCGCAGGGTGGCATCAAGCACGGCGAAACGCCCGAGCAAGCCATGTACCGTGAGCTTATGGAAGAGGTTGGCTTGCGCCCGGAGCACGTCAAAATTCTTGGCCGCACCCGCGACTGGTTGCGGTATGAAGTCCCCACCAACTGGATCAAGCGTGAGTGGCGCGGTAGTTATCGCGGCCAGAAGCAGATCTGGTTCCTGCTGCGTATGGTAGGTCGCGATTCGGATGTGTCACTGCGTGCCAGCACGCATCCTGAGTTTGATGCCTGGCGCTGGAGCGAGTATTGGGTGCCCATGGAGAGTGTGATTGAGTTCAAGCGCGAGGTGTATCGCCTGGCCCTGAATGAGCTTGCGGCTCACCTCAGCGGGGATACGCGCAAAAAACCGCGCAATCACAGCAGTTCCATTATTGCCTCCTGA
- the ilvN gene encoding acetolactate synthase small subunit, whose translation MKHIISLLMENEAGALSRVAGLFSARAYNIESLTVAPTEDPTLSRMTIVTSGSDEVIEQIIKQLNKLVDVVKVLDLNDGRYIERELMLVKVKATGPFRDEMKRMCDIFRGRIIDVADGSYTIELTGTGSKLDAFLEALDKTAILETVRTGASGIGRGDRILKI comes from the coding sequence ATGAAACACATTATTTCCTTACTCATGGAAAACGAAGCGGGCGCCTTGTCCCGCGTGGCCGGCCTGTTCTCGGCGCGTGCCTACAATATTGAATCCCTGACTGTGGCTCCTACCGAAGATCCCACATTGTCACGCATGACCATCGTCACTTCCGGATCCGACGAAGTGATCGAGCAGATCATCAAGCAGCTCAACAAGCTGGTCGATGTGGTCAAGGTACTCGACCTTAACGATGGTCGTTATATCGAACGCGAACTGATGCTGGTCAAGGTAAAGGCCACTGGCCCTTTCCGCGACGAAATGAAACGTATGTGCGATATCTTCCGTGGTCGCATCATCGATGTGGCCGATGGCAGTTACACCATTGAGCTGACTGGCACTGGCAGCAAGCTGGATGCGTTTCTGGAAGCGCTGGACAAGACGGCCATACTGGAAACAGTGCGTACCGGGGCCTCTGGCATCGGACGCGGCGACCGGATTCTCAAGATTTAA
- a CDS encoding pilin: MKKNHGFTLIELMIVVAIIGILAAIAIPSYQSYIGKAQASEAISLMDGLKSTMAELLSQDPSEFNCTVPASAATSGKYVASTTGTWASPVCTISSTFKNSDVTNGIENTTIKMTYDVSSGVFETRQSITGGTIPTRFLPESWK; this comes from the coding sequence ATGAAAAAGAATCACGGGTTTACTTTGATCGAACTCATGATAGTGGTGGCTATTATTGGCATTCTTGCCGCTATTGCAATTCCGTCCTACCAATCCTACATAGGAAAAGCGCAAGCCTCGGAGGCTATTTCATTGATGGATGGGCTCAAATCGACAATGGCAGAATTGCTGTCTCAAGACCCCTCGGAATTTAATTGCACAGTCCCCGCTTCGGCGGCTACTTCAGGCAAATATGTAGCCTCGACCACCGGAACTTGGGCCAGTCCTGTATGCACGATAAGCTCAACATTTAAAAATTCTGATGTGACCAATGGCATAGAAAACACAACGATTAAAATGACTTATGATGTCAGCAGTGGTGTATTTGAAACCAGACAGTCAATAACGGGCGGCACTATTCCTACGCGTTTTCTTCCAGAATCCTGGAAGTAA
- a CDS encoding pilin — MKNAQQGFTLIELMIVVAIIGILAAVAIPAYQDYTAKAQASEAFIQLDGLKSTIASTMSEDPTAANCGVTAAPADGKYTTIAQPTNANGVCTATATIKAAGVNSNIANKTVIMTYTASTNAFTYNGGDLEAKYRPKAWQ, encoded by the coding sequence ATGAAAAACGCACAGCAAGGTTTTACTCTTATCGAACTGATGATCGTGGTCGCGATTATTGGTATTTTGGCAGCGGTAGCCATTCCGGCTTATCAGGATTACACCGCTAAAGCTCAGGCTTCTGAAGCATTCATACAACTAGACGGCCTGAAATCCACTATCGCCAGCACTATGTCCGAAGACCCAACGGCAGCCAATTGTGGCGTAACAGCTGCTCCAGCCGATGGCAAATACACGACAATCGCTCAGCCAACCAACGCTAACGGTGTTTGTACCGCAACTGCTACCATCAAAGCAGCTGGGGTCAATAGCAATATCGCAAATAAAACCGTTATCATGACCTACACAGCCTCAACCAATGCGTTTACATATAATGGCGGTGACTTGGAAGCAAAATATCGTCCTAAAGCTTGGCAATAA
- the asd gene encoding archaetidylserine decarboxylase (Phosphatidylserine decarboxylase is synthesized as a single chain precursor. Generation of the pyruvoyl active site from a Ser is coupled to cleavage of a Gly-Ser bond between the larger (beta) and smaller (alpha chains). It is an integral membrane protein.) — MLNRLAVSLQYLLPKQAITVFAGWVANARMGWVTTAIIRWFVARYSVNMQEAVEADIKRYASFNEFFTRPLRADARPVAEATWLCPVDGAISQIGPIVGDQIFQAKGHHYSTTALLAGNQALADEFQDGHFATLYLSPRDYHRIHMPCDGHLLRMTYVPGDLFSVNPVTAQGVPGLFARNERVVCEFDSAHGKFVLVLVGATIVGSMATTWHGVVNPPRPGNISVWEYAEHQIHLKQNEEMGRFLLGSTVVLLFPKQPLQFNPVWQEGRPIQLGEAMANRG; from the coding sequence GTGTTGAACCGTCTCGCCGTCTCCCTGCAATATCTCTTGCCCAAACAGGCCATCACCGTTTTCGCCGGATGGGTCGCCAATGCCCGCATGGGCTGGGTAACAACAGCGATTATTCGCTGGTTCGTCGCTCGCTACTCAGTGAATATGCAAGAGGCCGTTGAGGCCGATATCAAGCGCTACGCCAGTTTTAACGAATTCTTCACCCGCCCCCTGCGCGCAGATGCCCGCCCCGTCGCTGAGGCTACCTGGCTATGCCCGGTTGATGGTGCTATCAGCCAGATCGGCCCCATTGTTGGCGACCAGATTTTTCAGGCCAAAGGCCACCACTACTCCACCACGGCATTGCTGGCAGGCAATCAGGCACTGGCAGATGAATTTCAGGATGGCCACTTTGCCACCCTCTACCTCAGCCCCAGAGACTATCACCGCATCCACATGCCCTGCGATGGGCACCTGCTGCGCATGACCTACGTCCCCGGCGATCTGTTTTCGGTCAACCCGGTGACTGCGCAAGGCGTGCCTGGCCTGTTTGCGCGCAACGAGCGCGTGGTATGCGAGTTTGACTCAGCGCATGGCAAGTTTGTGCTGGTATTGGTGGGCGCCACCATCGTCGGCAGCATGGCCACCACCTGGCATGGCGTGGTCAATCCGCCACGTCCGGGCAATATTTCGGTATGGGAATATGCCGAGCACCAGATTCACCTCAAGCAGAATGAGGAAATGGGTCGGTTTTTATTGGGCTCGACGGTGGTGCTGCTTTTTCCAAAACAGCCCTTGCAGTTTAATCCGGTATGGCAGGAAGGCCGCCCGATCCAGCTGGGCGAAGCCATGGCAAACAGGGGCTAG